In the genome of Scylla paramamosain isolate STU-SP2022 chromosome 49, ASM3559412v1, whole genome shotgun sequence, one region contains:
- the LOC135095558 gene encoding uncharacterized protein LOC135095558, whose amino-acid sequence MSHFLREGEEEGEGEGEVTVLSLPLYTILLSLNLTQLDFLSLDLEGAELKVLRTVPWERVRVRVLCVECNRVGASPLTHFLLSQGYYHIGNFGIDCWYGWPSLLSQTFP is encoded by the exons aTGAGCCACTTCCtacgagagggagaagaagagggagagggagagggagaggtgacagtgctctccctgcctctctacACCATCCTGCTCTCCCTCAACTTGACTCAACTGGATTTTCTCTCCCTGGATTTGGAAGGAGCCGAGTTAAAG GTGCTGCGGACGGTGCCGTGGGAGAGGGTGCGGGTGAGAGTGCTGTGTGTGGAGTGCAACCGCGTGGGAGCGTCGCCTCTCACTCACTTCCTGCTCTCCCAAGGCTACTACCACATTGGCAACTTTGGCATCGACTGCTGGTACGGCTggccctctctcctctcccagacCTTCCCCTAG
- the LOC135095514 gene encoding zinc finger protein 432-like yields the protein MCGQGRSGLKLVIRYGQGRTGLRFVIIRCGQGKIGLRSVIIRCGQGRTGLRFVIIRYGQGRTGLKLIIRCGQERTGLRFVIIRYGQGRTGLRFVIIRYGQGRTGLKLIIRCGQGRTGLRFVIIRCGQGRTGLRFVINRYGQGRTGLRFVIIRYGQGRTGLKLVIRYGQGRTGLRFVIIRCGQGRTGLRFVIIRYGQGRTGLKLVIRYGQGRTGLRFVIIRCGQGRTGLCSVIIRYGQGRTGLRFVIIRCGQGRTGLRFVIIRCGQGRTGLRFVIIRCGQGRTGLRFVIIRCGQGRTGLRFVIIRYGQGRTGLKLVIRYGQGRTGLRFVIIRCGQGRTGLCSVIIRYGQGRTGLRFVIIRCGQGRTGLRFVIIRCGQGRTGLRFVIIRCGQGRTGLRFVIIRYGQGRTGLKLIIRYGQGRTGLRFVIIKCGQGRTGLRSVIIRYGQGRTGLRFVIIRCGQGRTGLKLIIRYGQGRTGLRFVIIRYGQGRTGLKLVIIRCGQG from the coding sequence atgtgtggccaggggagatctggcctaaaATTagtcatcaggtatggccaggggagaactggcctacgttttgtcatcatcaggtgtggccaggggaaaATTGGCCTACGttctgtcatcatcaggtgtggccaggggagaactggcctacgttttgtcatcatcagatatggccaggggagaactggcctaaaattaatcatcaggtgtggccaggagagaactggcctacgttttgtcatcatcagatatggccaggggagaactggcctacgttttgtcatcatcaggtatggccagggaaGAACTGGCCTAAAATtaatcatcaggtgtggccaggggagaactggcctacgttttgtcatcatcaggtgtggccaggggagaactggcctacgttttgtcatcaacaggtatggccaggggagaactggcctacgttttgtcatcatcaggtatggccaggggagaactggcctaaaattagtcatcaggtatggccaggggagaactggcctacgttttgtcatcatcaggtgtggccaggggagaactggcctacgttttgtcatcatcaggtatggccaggggagaactggcctaaaattagtcatcaggtatggccaggggagaactggcctacgttttgtcatcatcaggtgtggccaggggagaactggcctatgttctgtcatcatcaggtatggccaggggagaactggcctacgttttgtcatcatcaggtgtggccaggggagaactggcctacgttttgtcatcatcaggtgtggccaggggagaactggcctacgttttgtcatcatcaggtgtggccaggggagaactggcctacgttttgtcatcatcaggtgtggccaggggagaactggcctacgttttgtcatcatcaggtatggccaggggagaactggcctaaaattagtcatcaggtatggccaggggagaactggcctacgttttgtcatcatcaggtgtggccaggggagaactggcctatgttctgtcatcatcaggtatggccaggggagaactggcctacgttttgtcatcatcaggtgtggccaggggagaactggcctacgttttgtcatcatcaggtgtggccaggggagaactggcctacgttttgtcatcatcaggtgtggccaggggagaactggcctacgttttgtcatcatcaggtatggccaggggagaactggcctaaaattaatcatcaggtatggccaggggagaactggcctacgttttgtcatcatcaagtgtggccaggggagaactggcctacgttcTGTCATCATCAgatatggccaggggagaactggcctacgttttgtcatcatcaggtgtggccaggggagaactggcctaaaattaatcatcaggtatggccaggggagaactggcctacgttttgtcatcatcaggtatggccaggggagaactggcctaaaattagtcatcatcaggtgtggccaggggtgA